Genomic segment of Mycolicibacterium sarraceniae:
AATACCGCGAACTGCGGGCCAGGAACACGATGATGCAAGCCTGCTTCGACCCGGAGCTGGTCTGTGAGATCACCATGCAGCCGATCCTCCGCCACGGGGTCGACGCGGCGATCCTGTTCTCCGACATCGTCGTGCCGTTGCGTGGCGCGGGCATCGATCTGGACATCGTGCCCGACGTCGGCCCGGTGATCGACCATCCGGTGCGCACGGCCGCCGATGTGGCTGCGATGAAAGGCCTTGAGCCGCAGCGGGTCAGTGCGATATCCGATGCGGTGGGCCTGCTGGTGGCCGAGCTCGGCGAGGTGCCACTGATCGGTTTCGCCGGTGCCCCGTTCACTCTCGCGTCGTACTTGATCGAGGGCGGACCCAGTAAGCTCCACGAGCGGACCAAGGCGATGATGCTGGCCGACCCGTCGACCTGGCATGCGCTGATGGAGCTGCTGACCGATGTGACCATCGCCTTCCTGAAGGTGCAGCTCGACGCCGGGGTGGACGCCATCCAGGTGTTCGACTCCTGGGCGGGCACCCTCTCGCTGGCCGACTACCGCAGCCAGGTGTTGCCGCACAGCTCGCGGGTGTTCGCCGCGCTGGTGGACTACGGCGTGCCGATGACCCATTTCGGTGTCGGGACCGCCGAACTGCTCGGCGCGATGGGGGAGGCGGGCGCCGGCGTCGTCGGCGTTGACTGGCGGACGACGTTGGCTGACGCCGCGCGACGTGTGGGCCCCAAGGCTCTGCAGGGCAACCTGGACCCCGTCGTGCTGCTGGCCGGGTGGCCGGCGGTCGAGCGCGCCGCGCGTTCGGTGGTCGACGACGGCCGGCTGGCGGTCGATGCCGGCGCTGCCGGACACATCTTCAACCTCGGTCACGGTGTGCTGCCGGGCACCGATCCGGGTGTGCTGACAGATCTGGTCGGCCTCCTGCATTCGCTGTGACGTCCGGCGGGCAGGCGCGAAGCGACCGGGGATTATCGTGACTAAACGGTATTGCGTTGTCGGGGGCGGCATTTCGGGTCTTGTCGCGGCCTATCGGATCCGCGTGCTGGCCGGTGGCGACGCCGATATCACGGTGTTCGACCCGGCCGACCGGCTCGGCGGGATCCTGCGCACCGAACGCCTGGGTGGCCAGCCCATGGACGTCGGCGCGGAAGCTTTCGTCGTACGTCGCCCGGAGGTGCCTGCACTACTGGCCGAGCTCGGCCTGGCCGGCCGCCAGATCAGCACCACCGGGGTGCGCCCGACGATCTATAGCCAGGGCCGTATCCACCCGCTACCTGCGGACACCGTCAACGGCGTCCCGACCTCGGCCTCCTCGGTGACCGGACTGGTCGACGACGCGACGATCGCACAGATGGCCGCCGAGCCCAACCGGCCGCTGCGCTGGCAACCGGGTGCCGACCCGGCCGTCGGCGCGGTGGTGGCCGACCGCTTCGGCGACCAGGTCGTCGCCCGCTCGGTGGACCCGATGCTGTCCGGCGTCTACGCCGGCTCGGCGGCCACCATCGGCATCCGCTCCGCGGCACCGACGCTGGCCGCCGCCCTCGACGCCGGTGCCACCAGCCTTACCGACGCCGGCCGGCGCGCGCTGCCGAGCAGCACGAGCGGGCCGGTATTCGGTGCCATCGCGGGCGGCTATCAGGTGCTGCTGGACGAGTTGGTGGCGCGCAGCCGGCTGCGGTGGCTGCAGACGTCGGTAACGCATATCGCGCCCGACGCCCACGGCTGGACCCTGCGCGATGACGACAATCGGCACCACTATGCCGACGCGGTGATCGTGGCCGTACCGGCGCCGCGGCTGGTGCCGCTGCTGGCCGACGTCGCACCGAATGCGGCCGCCGCGGCCGCGGCGATCCCGATGGCGTCAGCGGCGGTACTGGCACTGGCCGTGCCCGGCGCAACGCCGCTGCCGCAGCAGTCCGGTGTACTGGTTGCCAGCGGAGAACGCTTGCACACCAAGGCAATTACGCTGTCCACCCGGAAGTGGGGGGCACGCGGCAACGCGGAGTTGTTGCGCCTGTCGTTCGGCCGGTTCGGTGACGATATCGCGCAGAAGACTTCCGATGCCGACCTGCAGGCGTGGGCGGTGGCGGACCTGCGGTCGGTGTTCGGCATCACGGTCGATCCGATCGAGGTCCTGGTGCACCGCTGGCTGGATGCGATGCCGCAGTACGGCCCAGGTCATCGTGAGCTGACCATCGGTTTGCGAACGGATCTGCCGCCCACGTTGGCGCTTGCGGGCAACTATCTCGATGGCATCGGAGTGCCCGCCTGCGTGGCGGTGGCAGGTCGGGCGGCCGATACCGTGGCGGCCGCCACACAAAGATAGACACCGCGTGGCCGCCACCATTCGCCGATAGCTGCACCCCTGCGTGGCACGATAGCTGCCATGGCCAAACTGGACTACGACGAGCTCAACGCCACAATCCGCTACATCATGTTTTCGGTGTTCGCAGCGGAGCCCGGTGAGCTGGGGTACGACGAAGAATCCCGTGCCGCCGTCGTCGACGAGACCGCGACATTCCTTAAGCAGCAGGAGGACAACGGTGTCGTGGTGCGCGGTCTGTACGACGTCGCGGGCCTGCGTGCCGACGCCGATTTCATGATCTGGACGCACGCCGAGCGGATCGAGACGCTGCAGGCCACCTACAGCGATTTCCGTCGCACCACCACGCTGGGGCGGTCGGTCTCGCCGGTGTGGAGTGCGGTAGCGCTGCACCGACCGGCCGAATTCAACAAGAGCCATGTCCCGGCGTTCCTGGCCGGCGAGGAGCCGGGCAACTACATCTGCGTGTACCCGTTCGTGCGTTCGCTGGATTGGTACCTGCTGCCCGATGACGAGCGCCGCAAGATGCTGGCCGACCATGGCATGGCGGCCCGCAGCTACAAGGACGTCCGCGCCAACACGGTGCCGGCCTTCGCTCTGGGTGACTACGAGTGGATCCTGGCGTTCGAAGCCCCTGAGCTCTACCGCATCGTCGATCTGATGCGCGACCTGCGGGCCACCGAAGCTCGCCGCCATGTGCGCGAAGAGATCCCGTTCTTCACCGGGCCCCGTATCGGTGTCGAGGAACTCGTCGCCAAGTTGCCGTAGCTGACCCAGCTGCGTCATCACCGTCCGGGAAACAAAAGTTCGCTACGACTGTCGGGCCGTCTTTTTTTTGCGCGGCCGGGACTATCGGGAGGCCCGCATGACGGGGGGCGGACGCTGCCTATCTGTTGCTCCCGATCGCCAGTGCGATCGCGCTGTTGCTGCTGTGTCGTCTGGATTCAGCCGTACGTCGCGGACCCGGCACGCGCTGACCTGGCACCGTGCCGGTGCCGATGTGCCGGTGGCGGTCAACGTGTTCGCCCCGGCGATAGCCAACGCCGGCCTGCCCGCGATCATCGCCATCGACGATTTCGGCAGCGGCTACTCGGCGCTGTCGTATCTGCGCGACCTACCGCCCGAAGAGGTGCTGCCTCTGGTCACAGCGCGCGCCGACGGCACGAGCACCTCGCCGCTGACTACTCCTGCGACGGCACCAGTTTCAACGAGATCGAGTTGATGCAATAGCGTTGATCGGTCGGCGTCGGGTATCCCTCACCGCTGAACACGTGGCCCAGGTGGCTGTGGCAGTTCGCACACAGCACCTCCACCCGGTGCATACCCCCGGAGTCGTCCGGCCGCAGGATCACCGCCTCGGAGTGCGATGGGTCGAAGAATGACGGCCAGCCGCAGTGGGACTCGAATTTCTCTGTGCTGCGGAACAATTCGGTCCCGCACGCGCGGCAGGCGTAGATGCCTTCGGTCTTGGTGTCGGTGTATTCACCGGTGAAGGGGCGCTCGGTGCCGGCTTGACGCAGCACCGCGTACTCGGCGGGGTTGAGCCGCTTGCGCCACTCGTCGTCGGCCAGTTCGAGCTTCGGGGCTGGAATCGAGCTCATGCGTTCACGTTACCGCGGGGTCGGCGCGGGGTTCACGCATCCACGGCGGATCGATACCGTCGGCCAGTCGGCCCTGCGCCTTGGCGTCGGAATAGCGGTAGTACAACACGCAGAACACCACCACCAGCATCAGCGACCAGCCGTAGGTGATCTTCATGTACTCCAGGAAGCGTCCGGTCGTCGGCCAGCGCCACATCAGCCAGCGGTCCATCGTCAAGAACCCGTAGGTGGCCAGCCATGCCGGCCAGTTACGCACCACCGAGTTGGGCAGCACAACGGTCATCAGGAACGGGAACAGCATCATCGAGTAGTAGCCCTGGGCCAGGGACAGCACCAGCCACGACGCGATCAGCAGCACACCGGATGAGGTCAGCATCCAGAACAGC
This window contains:
- the hemE gene encoding uroporphyrinogen decarboxylase produces the protein MSTRRQLPEAPYLAAATGRKPSRVPVWFMRQAGRSLPEYRELRARNTMMQACFDPELVCEITMQPILRHGVDAAILFSDIVVPLRGAGIDLDIVPDVGPVIDHPVRTAADVAAMKGLEPQRVSAISDAVGLLVAELGEVPLIGFAGAPFTLASYLIEGGPSKLHERTKAMMLADPSTWHALMELLTDVTIAFLKVQLDAGVDAIQVFDSWAGTLSLADYRSQVLPHSSRVFAALVDYGVPMTHFGVGTAELLGAMGEAGAGVVGVDWRTTLADAARRVGPKALQGNLDPVVLLAGWPAVERAARSVVDDGRLAVDAGAAGHIFNLGHGVLPGTDPGVLTDLVGLLHSL
- a CDS encoding protoporphyrinogen oxidase translates to MTKRYCVVGGGISGLVAAYRIRVLAGGDADITVFDPADRLGGILRTERLGGQPMDVGAEAFVVRRPEVPALLAELGLAGRQISTTGVRPTIYSQGRIHPLPADTVNGVPTSASSVTGLVDDATIAQMAAEPNRPLRWQPGADPAVGAVVADRFGDQVVARSVDPMLSGVYAGSAATIGIRSAAPTLAAALDAGATSLTDAGRRALPSSTSGPVFGAIAGGYQVLLDELVARSRLRWLQTSVTHIAPDAHGWTLRDDDNRHHYADAVIVAVPAPRLVPLLADVAPNAAAAAAAIPMASAAVLALAVPGATPLPQQSGVLVASGERLHTKAITLSTRKWGARGNAELLRLSFGRFGDDIAQKTSDADLQAWAVADLRSVFGITVDPIEVLVHRWLDAMPQYGPGHRELTIGLRTDLPPTLALAGNYLDGIGVPACVAVAGRAADTVAAATQR
- the hemQ gene encoding hydrogen peroxide-dependent heme synthase, which translates into the protein MAKLDYDELNATIRYIMFSVFAAEPGELGYDEESRAAVVDETATFLKQQEDNGVVVRGLYDVAGLRADADFMIWTHAERIETLQATYSDFRRTTTLGRSVSPVWSAVALHRPAEFNKSHVPAFLAGEEPGNYICVYPFVRSLDWYLLPDDERRKMLADHGMAARSYKDVRANTVPAFALGDYEWILAFEAPELYRIVDLMRDLRATEARRHVREEIPFFTGPRIGVEELVAKLP
- a CDS encoding EAL domain-containing protein; translated protein: MSSGFSRTSRTRHALTWHRAGADVPVAVNVFAPAIANAGLPAIIAIDDFGSGYSALSYLRDLPPEEVLPLVTARADGTSTSPLTTPATAPVSTRSS
- the msrB gene encoding peptide-methionine (R)-S-oxide reductase MsrB, which codes for MSSIPAPKLELADDEWRKRLNPAEYAVLRQAGTERPFTGEYTDTKTEGIYACRACGTELFRSTEKFESHCGWPSFFDPSHSEAVILRPDDSGGMHRVEVLCANCHSHLGHVFSGEGYPTPTDQRYCINSISLKLVPSQE